A window of Lepidochelys kempii isolate rLepKem1 chromosome 1, rLepKem1.hap2, whole genome shotgun sequence contains these coding sequences:
- the NDP gene encoding norrin, translating to MGNHVLAASISMLSLLAIMGDTDSKTDSSFMTDSDPGRCMRHHYVDSISHPLYKCNSKMVLLARCEGRCSQTSRSEPMVSFSTVLKQPFHSTCHCCRPQTSKLKAMRLRCSGGMRLTATYRYILSCHCEECNS from the exons ATGGGAAATCATGTACTAGCGGCTTCAATTTCCATGCTCTCTCTTCTTGCAATAATGGGAGACACAGACAGTAAAACGGACAGTTCATTCATGACTGACTCAGACCCAGGTCGTTGTATGAGGCATCATTATGTTGATTCCATCAGTCATCCATTGTACAAGTGTAACTCAAAG ATGGTGCTGCTGGCTCGCTGCGAGGGACGCTGCAGTCAGACATCACGCTCTGAGCCGATGGTCTCCTTCAGCACAGTCCTAAAACAACCATTCCATTCTACCTGCCACTGTTGCCGGCCCCAGACCTCCAAGCTGAAAGCAATGAGGTTGCGCTGCTCAGGTGGCATGAGGCTCACTGCTACGTACCGTTACATCCTATCCTGCCATTGTGAAGAGTGCAACTCCTAG